Proteins found in one Acidobacteriota bacterium genomic segment:
- the mutL gene encoding DNA mismatch repair endonuclease MutL, which yields MPGLVRVLPSALVDQIAAGEVVERPASAVKELVENALDAGARRIAVEVEGGGVTRISILDDGSGMGPEDAALALERHATSKIRSFEDLTRVATMGFRGEALPSIASVSRLVLTTSPDDSGLGTEVVADRGAPASVRPARHPKGTRVVVEDLFGAVPARRKFLKSAEGELRAVVRALTTLALANPSVAFTLRAGDRLLLDLPAAPDAAARFREVLGDSLPVAPLPVAFAHGGMTLAGAVTPPDVTFASRANQWLFVNGRAIKDATAAHAAALAAREVLRSDRHTGFALFLTCDPAACDVNVHPQKLEVRFREPNTVHALVHRGLVAALTGGKGAVAIEGDAFGRGREGQRRREDFFEGGRGEGSAVWLGEGAARYGADTRTLLDAIAPGLSPSSYSEENSSSPSSVLSSSPLGSLRLLGQYRDSFLVAESDEGLVLIDQHVAHERVRYERFLAKLEAASPASQALLTPLTFEAKPEEAALLARSDDLLASAGFAVSELSGRTFLVTAAPADMRASAVVPALRDFLDRLAALPDGSAAAPALRREVLAASLACRGAITIHHRLAPAEAASLLADLAACRDPWTCPHGRPILLSFAHVEIEKRFGRRA from the coding sequence GTGCCCGGGCTCGTCCGCGTCCTTCCGTCCGCCCTCGTCGACCAGATCGCCGCGGGCGAGGTCGTCGAGCGGCCCGCGTCCGCGGTCAAGGAGCTGGTCGAGAACGCGCTCGACGCCGGGGCGCGGCGCATCGCCGTCGAGGTGGAGGGCGGGGGCGTCACCCGGATCTCCATCCTCGACGACGGGTCCGGGATGGGCCCCGAGGACGCGGCGCTCGCGCTCGAGCGCCACGCGACGTCGAAGATCCGCTCCTTCGAGGACCTCACGCGCGTCGCGACGATGGGTTTCCGCGGCGAGGCGCTGCCTTCGATCGCGTCGGTCTCGCGCCTCGTCCTCACGACGTCGCCCGACGATTCCGGCCTCGGGACCGAGGTCGTCGCGGACCGCGGCGCGCCGGCGTCCGTCCGCCCCGCGCGCCATCCGAAGGGCACGCGCGTCGTCGTGGAGGATCTCTTCGGCGCCGTCCCCGCGCGCCGAAAGTTTCTCAAGAGCGCGGAGGGCGAGCTGCGCGCCGTCGTCCGCGCGCTCACGACGCTCGCGCTCGCGAACCCGTCCGTCGCGTTCACGCTCCGCGCGGGGGACCGCCTGCTCCTCGACCTGCCCGCCGCGCCGGACGCGGCAGCACGTTTCCGTGAGGTTCTCGGCGACAGCCTGCCCGTCGCGCCGCTCCCGGTCGCGTTCGCCCACGGCGGCATGACGCTCGCGGGTGCGGTGACGCCGCCGGACGTGACGTTCGCGTCGCGCGCGAACCAGTGGCTCTTCGTGAACGGCCGCGCGATCAAGGACGCGACCGCCGCCCACGCGGCCGCGCTCGCCGCGCGCGAGGTTCTGCGCTCGGATCGTCACACGGGCTTCGCCCTCTTCCTGACGTGCGACCCGGCCGCCTGCGACGTGAACGTCCACCCGCAGAAGCTCGAGGTGCGCTTCCGCGAGCCGAACACCGTCCACGCGCTCGTCCACCGCGGCCTCGTGGCGGCGCTGACGGGCGGGAAGGGCGCCGTCGCCATCGAGGGGGATGCTTTCGGAAGAGGAAGAGAAGGACAAAGACGACGAGAAGATTTCTTTGAAGGTGGAAGAGGGGAGGGGAGCGCGGTGTGGCTCGGCGAGGGGGCGGCCCGGTACGGTGCCGACACGCGAACCCTCCTCGACGCGATCGCTCCTGGCCTTTCCCCCTCTTCCTATTCAGAAGAAAATTCTTCTTCTCCCTCTTCGGTTCTCTCTTCCTCTCCTCTCGGTTCTCTCCGTCTCCTCGGCCAGTACCGCGATTCCTTTCTCGTCGCCGAGAGCGACGAGGGGCTCGTGCTCATCGACCAGCACGTCGCCCACGAGCGCGTGCGCTACGAGCGCTTTCTCGCGAAGCTGGAGGCCGCGTCGCCCGCCTCTCAGGCGCTGCTGACGCCGCTGACGTTCGAGGCGAAGCCCGAGGAAGCCGCGCTCCTCGCGCGCTCCGACGATCTCCTCGCCTCGGCCGGCTTCGCGGTGTCGGAGTTGTCGGGCCGCACGTTTCTCGTGACCGCCGCTCCCGCGGACATGCGGGCCTCGGCCGTTGTCCCGGCGCTGCGGGACTTCCTCGACCGCCTCGCCGCGCTGCCCGACGGGTCCGCTGCGGCGCCGGCCCTGCGGCGGGAGGTGCTCGCGGCGTCCCTCGCGTGCCGGGGCGCGATCACGATCCACCACCGGCTCGCGCCGGCCGAGGCCGCGAGCCTTCTCGCGGATCTCGCGGCCTGCCGCGACCCCTGGACCTGCCCGCACGGCCGGCCCATCCTCCTGTCCTTCGCCCACGTGGAGATCGAGAAACGCTTCGGGAGGCGCGCATGA
- a CDS encoding aminopeptidase P family protein, with translation MRLATLAAALLVSSSALAGPAAPGPEWFAAHRAALVANLPKDAVVVLRGPAEPPVEVGDAYRADSNFWYLTGFGEPDAIAVLRPSAPEGKRYILFVRPNEWRAEQWTGRRAGLEGAKSVHRADESYPVADFEKESRAAFRGAKALFYLDAGDEKFREKLLTGWNRMAHAGTAGLPATDVSVLAGQMRLVKDATELALIREAVDLSVRGHRAAMALAAPGVNEGVLKAAQVSACLAGGGVRMAYPPIVGSGPNSVIFHYPDASRTMQAGEVVVNDTACEYGMYAADVTRTYPVNGKFSAEQKALYEIVLAAQKAGIAKAVSGAAYHEIQDAAVAVTVDGLVKLGLLKGTREDLVKDRSFAKFLPHGTGHWLGLDVHDAGSYEPGAWPDPKDRFAASMSFATRLKPGMVLTVEPGIYIPAKMEGVDAKWWNTGVRIEDDVLVTEKGPECLSCDLPRELLDVEKAVMVLRTR, from the coding sequence ATGCGCCTCGCGACGCTCGCCGCCGCCCTGTTGGTCTCGTCGTCCGCCCTCGCCGGCCCCGCCGCGCCGGGCCCCGAATGGTTCGCGGCCCACCGCGCCGCTCTCGTCGCCAACCTCCCCAAGGACGCGGTCGTCGTCCTGCGCGGGCCGGCCGAGCCGCCCGTGGAAGTCGGGGACGCGTATCGCGCCGACTCGAATTTCTGGTACCTGACCGGGTTCGGAGAGCCGGACGCGATCGCGGTCCTGCGCCCGTCGGCCCCGGAAGGGAAGCGCTACATCCTCTTCGTGCGCCCGAACGAGTGGCGGGCGGAGCAATGGACCGGCCGCCGCGCGGGCCTCGAGGGAGCGAAGTCCGTCCACCGCGCCGACGAGTCGTATCCGGTCGCGGACTTCGAGAAGGAATCGCGCGCGGCGTTCCGCGGCGCGAAGGCACTCTTCTACCTCGACGCGGGCGACGAGAAGTTCCGCGAGAAGCTCCTGACGGGCTGGAACCGGATGGCGCACGCCGGCACGGCGGGCCTCCCCGCGACGGACGTCTCCGTCCTCGCGGGCCAGATGCGCCTCGTGAAGGACGCGACGGAGCTCGCGCTCATCAGGGAAGCCGTCGACCTGTCCGTGCGCGGCCACCGCGCCGCGATGGCCCTCGCCGCGCCCGGCGTGAACGAGGGCGTCCTGAAGGCTGCGCAGGTCTCCGCGTGTCTCGCGGGCGGCGGCGTGCGCATGGCGTACCCGCCGATCGTCGGCTCCGGGCCGAACTCCGTCATCTTTCACTACCCGGACGCGAGCCGGACCATGCAGGCGGGCGAGGTCGTCGTGAACGACACGGCCTGCGAGTACGGGATGTACGCGGCCGACGTGACGCGGACCTACCCCGTGAACGGGAAGTTCTCGGCGGAGCAGAAGGCGCTCTACGAGATCGTCCTCGCGGCGCAGAAGGCCGGGATCGCGAAGGCGGTCTCGGGCGCCGCGTATCACGAGATCCAGGACGCTGCCGTCGCCGTCACGGTCGACGGCCTCGTGAAGCTCGGCCTCCTCAAGGGGACGCGCGAGGACCTCGTGAAGGACCGCTCGTTCGCGAAGTTTCTCCCGCACGGCACCGGCCACTGGCTCGGCCTCGACGTCCACGACGCGGGAAGCTACGAGCCCGGCGCGTGGCCCGACCCGAAGGACCGCTTCGCGGCCAGCATGTCCTTCGCGACGAGGCTGAAGCCCGGCATGGTGCTCACGGTGGAGCCCGGGATCTACATCCCGGCAAAGATGGAGGGCGTCGACGCGAAGTGGTGGAACACCGGCGTGAGGATCGAGGACGACGTGCTCGTGACCGAGAAGGGCCCCGAATGCCTCTCGTGCGATCTGCCGCGGGAGCTCCTCGACGTCGAGAAGGCCGTCATGGTCCTGAGGACCCGATAA
- a CDS encoding 4Fe-4S binding protein — MLKALLARAHQGHRTTAYPDGEPPALPERFRGAPTLDPSRCPEGCRSCADVCPTDAIGGDGSLSLDLGRCLFCTECVTACPEGAIAFTNDYRLATRRREELVARGQELALADALERNLRRLFGRSLKLRVVSAGDCNACSADVNVLGTIGWDLGRFGINYVASPRHADGLLITGPVTENMRLALQKTYDAVAPPKIVIAVGACAISGGPYAGHPEQHGGAASVVPVDLFIPGCPPHPLTILDGLLRLLGRIEDGSRAVSSRTA, encoded by the coding sequence ATGCTGAAGGCCCTGCTCGCACGCGCACACCAGGGGCACCGCACGACGGCGTATCCGGATGGCGAGCCGCCTGCGCTGCCCGAGCGGTTCCGGGGCGCGCCCACGCTCGACCCCTCGAGATGTCCGGAAGGATGCCGGTCCTGCGCGGACGTGTGCCCGACGGACGCAATCGGCGGGGACGGTTCTCTCTCGCTCGACCTCGGCCGGTGCCTTTTCTGCACGGAGTGCGTCACGGCGTGCCCGGAAGGGGCCATCGCGTTCACGAACGATTACCGTCTCGCAACCCGCCGGCGGGAAGAGCTCGTCGCACGCGGGCAGGAGTTGGCGCTCGCGGACGCGCTCGAGCGGAATCTCCGGCGGCTCTTCGGCCGCTCCCTGAAATTGCGCGTCGTGAGCGCGGGGGACTGCAACGCCTGCAGTGCGGACGTCAACGTGCTGGGGACGATCGGCTGGGACCTCGGGCGCTTCGGGATCAACTACGTCGCCTCTCCTCGCCATGCGGACGGCCTCCTCATCACGGGGCCCGTGACGGAGAACATGCGGCTCGCGCTGCAGAAGACGTATGACGCGGTGGCGCCGCCGAAGATCGTGATCGCCGTCGGAGCCTGCGCGATCAGCGGAGGGCCCTACGCGGGCCATCCGGAGCAGCACGGCGGGGCAGCGTCCGTCGTTCCGGTCGACCTCTTCATCCCGGGTTGCCCGCCCCACCCGCTCACGATTCTCGACGGACTGCTCCGTCTGCTCGGGCGGATCGAGGACGGGAGCCGGGCGGTCTCGTCGCGCACCGCCTGA
- a CDS encoding NADH-quinone oxidoreductase subunit C yields the protein MTAGAATRNGRALALKDVPSLEPSHFRGWLVNALRDKGKRLVSYFGSAADSSSGPAAEGISLVAVLADDANGRLSVARTNCDGTAFASLVPETAQPHLFEREIAEQYGVRFEGHPWLKPVRYHHSYRPAHDAWGRPADATILPGVTDFFRVEGDEVHEVAVGPVHAGVIEPGHFRFQCHGEEVFHLEIALGYQHRGVERSVVGGPTKRTLPYMETVAGDTTIGHALAYAQAVEALAGMPVSARAHAIRGIALELERLANHVGDLGALAGDVAYLPTAAYCGRLRGDFLNMTAEICGSRFGRGLVRPGGIGFDLLPAQVEILRSRVAVARREVTEAVELLWETPSVRERFDRTGTVTPEDAEALGLVGPAARACGIQRDVRHDFPSGIFRFVHLPVMTAHHGDVNSRAYVRWLEIRQSISFILDQLDGLPPGGPGAAAGVMRPDSLVVSLTEGWRGEICHVATTDAAGRFSRYKITDPSFHNWIGLALALRGGQISDFPLCNKSFNLSYCGHDL from the coding sequence GTGACGGCGGGCGCCGCGACCCGGAACGGGCGTGCCCTCGCTCTGAAGGACGTGCCTTCTCTCGAGCCCTCCCACTTCCGCGGATGGCTCGTCAACGCCCTGCGCGACAAGGGGAAACGTCTCGTGTCCTACTTTGGCTCGGCGGCCGATTCCTCGAGCGGGCCGGCAGCCGAAGGCATCTCCCTCGTCGCCGTGCTCGCGGACGACGCGAACGGGCGCCTCTCCGTCGCGCGCACGAATTGCGACGGAACGGCGTTCGCGTCCCTCGTCCCCGAGACGGCGCAGCCGCATCTCTTCGAGCGCGAGATCGCCGAGCAGTACGGCGTGAGGTTCGAGGGACATCCCTGGCTGAAGCCGGTGCGTTACCACCACTCGTATCGCCCGGCCCACGACGCCTGGGGCCGCCCGGCGGACGCCACGATCCTGCCGGGCGTGACGGACTTCTTCCGGGTCGAGGGAGACGAGGTGCACGAGGTCGCGGTCGGCCCGGTCCATGCCGGGGTGATCGAGCCCGGGCATTTCCGGTTCCAGTGCCACGGCGAGGAGGTCTTCCACCTCGAGATCGCCCTCGGTTACCAGCATCGCGGCGTCGAGCGGTCCGTCGTCGGCGGGCCGACGAAGCGGACGCTGCCGTACATGGAGACGGTCGCGGGCGACACGACGATCGGCCACGCGCTCGCGTACGCCCAGGCGGTCGAGGCTCTCGCCGGTATGCCGGTCTCCGCGCGCGCCCACGCGATTCGCGGCATCGCGCTCGAGCTCGAACGGCTCGCGAACCACGTCGGCGACCTCGGAGCCCTCGCGGGCGACGTCGCGTATCTCCCCACCGCGGCGTACTGCGGACGCCTGCGCGGAGACTTCCTGAACATGACGGCGGAGATCTGCGGCTCACGATTCGGGCGCGGTCTCGTTCGCCCCGGCGGCATCGGATTCGATCTCCTGCCCGCGCAGGTCGAGATCCTGAGGTCCCGCGTCGCCGTTGCGCGGCGGGAGGTCACGGAGGCGGTGGAGCTCCTCTGGGAGACGCCGAGCGTGCGGGAGCGCTTCGACCGCACAGGAACCGTGACGCCGGAAGACGCGGAGGCCTTGGGCCTCGTCGGGCCGGCGGCGCGCGCGTGCGGCATCCAGCGGGACGTGCGGCACGACTTTCCCTCGGGCATTTTTCGTTTCGTCCACCTGCCGGTGATGACGGCCCATCACGGCGACGTCAACTCGCGCGCCTACGTTCGCTGGCTCGAGATCCGGCAGTCGATCTCCTTCATCCTCGACCAGCTCGACGGACTTCCGCCGGGCGGGCCGGGCGCCGCGGCCGGAGTCATGAGGCCGGACTCGCTCGTCGTATCGCTCACGGAGGGATGGCGCGGGGAGATCTGCCACGTCGCGACGACCGACGCGGCCGGCCGCTTCTCCCGCTACAAGATCACCGATCCGTCCTTCCACAACTGGATCGGGCTGGCCCTCGCGCTCCGCGGCGGCCAGATTTCGGATTTCCCGCTGTGTAACAAGAGCTTCAACCTCTCCTATTGCGGCCACGACCTGTGA
- a CDS encoding hydrogenase — protein sequence MVLLGLILMPLVAALVAAVTPSARVRPLIVAGTALLHLAGALTVRSGDSMFGGWFLADALGRLILLVVSVLFTLCALYGVGYLRVRKERSNLVFCVCLLTFLSMTTAITLAQHLAVVWVAVEGATLSTAVLIYFNHNARSLEAAWKYLMIGSVGIALALLGSLFVAYAALHGASGDESLLFSALLEHGTALSRPWLRAGFVLLVVGYGTKMGLAPMHTWKPDAYGEAPGIIGALLAGGMTNCAFLALLRVYRVMQAAGEGAFARELFLGFGLLSMAVAAAFMAGQRDFKRMLAYSSVEHMGILVIGIGVGGIAIVGALLHVINNALTKVVLFLSAGNIHRAYGSKSIDKVSGALRRVPVSGALFLAGFLAITGSPPFGPFISEFTILSGAMSGRHFVVAALFLIFLVVIFIGMGATVLAVVQGPVSPAGDTTDFRDTFWRVAPMLAALTMVLVMGIWIPDGVYGMVLAAAKMLEGAS from the coding sequence ATGGTGCTGCTCGGTCTCATCCTGATGCCCCTCGTCGCGGCCCTCGTGGCCGCCGTGACGCCCTCGGCGCGGGTGCGGCCGCTGATCGTCGCCGGGACCGCCCTCCTGCACCTCGCGGGTGCGCTCACCGTCCGCTCGGGCGATTCGATGTTCGGAGGCTGGTTCCTCGCCGACGCGCTCGGGCGCCTGATCCTCCTCGTCGTCTCCGTGCTCTTCACGCTCTGCGCGCTCTACGGCGTCGGATACCTGCGGGTGCGGAAAGAGCGGTCGAATCTCGTGTTCTGCGTCTGCCTCCTGACCTTCCTGTCGATGACGACGGCGATCACCCTGGCGCAGCACCTCGCGGTCGTGTGGGTCGCGGTCGAGGGAGCGACCCTCTCGACGGCCGTCCTCATCTACTTCAACCACAATGCCCGCTCGCTCGAGGCGGCGTGGAAGTACCTCATGATCGGGTCGGTCGGGATCGCGCTCGCGCTCCTCGGTTCGCTCTTCGTGGCGTACGCGGCGCTCCACGGCGCGTCGGGGGACGAGAGCCTCCTCTTCTCGGCGCTTCTGGAGCACGGCACCGCGTTGTCCCGGCCCTGGCTGAGGGCCGGCTTCGTCCTCCTCGTCGTCGGCTACGGGACGAAGATGGGGCTCGCGCCGATGCATACCTGGAAGCCGGACGCATACGGGGAGGCCCCCGGGATCATCGGGGCCCTTCTCGCCGGCGGGATGACGAACTGCGCGTTCCTCGCGCTCCTCCGGGTTTACCGTGTGATGCAGGCGGCCGGAGAAGGAGCCTTCGCGCGTGAGCTCTTCCTCGGCTTCGGGCTGCTCTCGATGGCGGTCGCGGCGGCGTTCATGGCGGGGCAGCGCGACTTCAAGCGGATGCTCGCGTACTCCAGCGTCGAGCACATGGGAATCCTCGTCATCGGCATCGGCGTCGGCGGCATCGCGATCGTCGGCGCGCTCCTGCACGTCATCAACAACGCCCTGACGAAGGTCGTGCTCTTCCTCTCCGCAGGCAACATCCACCGCGCTTACGGGAGCAAGTCGATCGACAAGGTCAGCGGTGCGCTCCGCCGCGTCCCCGTGTCCGGCGCCCTCTTTCTCGCGGGCTTCCTCGCGATCACGGGCTCGCCGCCGTTCGGACCGTTCATCAGCGAATTCACGATCCTCTCGGGCGCGATGTCGGGACGCCACTTCGTCGTGGCGGCTCTCTTCCTGATCTTCCTCGTCGTGATCTTCATCGGCATGGGCGCCACGGTTCTCGCGGTGGTTCAGGGGCCGGTCTCCCCGGCCGGCGACACGACGGACTTTCGCGACACGTTCTGGAGAGTCGCCCCGATGCTGGCGGCCCTGACGATGGTCCTCGTCATGGGGATCTGGATTCCGGACGGGGTCTACGGCATGGTCCTCGCCGCCGCGAAGATGCTGGAGGGCGCCTCGTGA
- a CDS encoding hydrogenase, translating to MREIASSILILAVTMNFLALGSSNLKACIRAAALQGFFVSVFPLFFSPEPTARLVGLVIVAGVVKAFVIPGMLIRALREVHIQHEMEPYLGLVPSVLLLAVGTGAAALFAGRLPLMSSHRDLLVVPVALATLFAGFLLLTTRRKAISQVTGYLILENGIFVFAQLLHEAMPTLVEVGVLLDLLVGIFVMGIVMNHIQREFGSLDTDRLSELRD from the coding sequence ATGAGAGAAATCGCCTCATCCATCCTCATCCTCGCCGTCACGATGAACTTCCTCGCGCTCGGCTCTTCGAACCTGAAGGCCTGCATCCGGGCGGCGGCCCTGCAGGGCTTTTTCGTCAGCGTGTTTCCGCTGTTCTTCTCGCCGGAACCGACGGCGCGGCTCGTCGGCCTCGTGATCGTCGCGGGTGTCGTCAAGGCCTTCGTGATTCCGGGGATGCTCATCCGGGCCCTCCGCGAGGTGCACATCCAGCACGAGATGGAGCCCTACCTGGGGCTCGTCCCCTCGGTCCTGCTCCTCGCCGTCGGGACGGGCGCCGCGGCCCTCTTCGCGGGCCGCCTTCCGCTCATGTCGTCGCACCGCGACCTCCTCGTCGTTCCGGTGGCGCTCGCGACGCTCTTCGCGGGCTTCCTCCTCCTGACGACGAGGCGCAAGGCCATCTCTCAGGTCACGGGATACCTCATTCTCGAGAACGGGATCTTCGTCTTCGCGCAGCTCCTCCACGAGGCGATGCCGACTCTCGTCGAGGTGGGCGTCCTCCTCGACCTCCTCGTCGGGATCTTCGTGATGGGAATCGTCATGAACCACATCCAGAGGGAATTCGGCTCGCTCGACACGGACCGTCTCTCGGAGCTCAGGGACTGA
- a CDS encoding NADH-quinone oxidoreductase subunit H codes for MVTSIANLLAVLVLAPLLPGVINKTKALVAGRTGPPLLQVYFDLAKLLRKGFVVSTTTTWVFLAGPVVSVVAPVVASLLLPLGGRPALLSFTGDMILFVGVFALARFFVAAAAMDTGSPFEGMGAAREVTFSALAEPALLFGMLALTRMSGSLSLTGMFDLGASAAWQKSSASIILILASWFIVLLAENARVPFDDPTTHLELTMIHEVMVLDHAGPALGFIVYGGALKLTVFAELLVMLLIPSRPGSGALAFAASAGGLVGVGVVVGLVESSMARLRLVRVPQLLVTATLLAGFAVVLVLR; via the coding sequence ATGGTGACCTCGATCGCCAACCTCCTTGCCGTGCTCGTTCTCGCGCCGCTTCTCCCCGGCGTGATCAACAAGACGAAGGCCCTCGTGGCCGGGCGAACCGGGCCGCCGCTTCTCCAGGTCTATTTCGATCTCGCGAAGCTCCTCCGAAAGGGATTCGTCGTGAGCACCACGACGACGTGGGTGTTTCTGGCCGGCCCGGTCGTTTCCGTCGTGGCGCCGGTCGTCGCATCGCTCCTGTTGCCTCTCGGAGGCCGGCCCGCCCTTCTCTCGTTCACGGGAGACATGATTCTCTTCGTCGGTGTTTTTGCGCTTGCGCGGTTCTTCGTCGCCGCCGCGGCCATGGACACGGGCTCGCCGTTCGAAGGAATGGGCGCGGCGCGCGAGGTGACGTTTTCGGCTCTCGCGGAGCCGGCCCTCCTCTTCGGCATGCTCGCGCTCACGCGGATGTCGGGCTCGCTCTCGCTGACGGGTATGTTCGACCTCGGCGCTTCGGCGGCCTGGCAGAAGTCGAGCGCGTCCATCATTCTCATTCTCGCGAGCTGGTTCATCGTCCTTCTCGCCGAGAACGCGCGCGTTCCGTTCGACGATCCCACGACGCATCTCGAGCTGACGATGATCCACGAAGTGATGGTGCTCGACCACGCGGGGCCCGCGCTCGGCTTCATCGTGTACGGCGGGGCGCTCAAGCTCACCGTCTTCGCGGAGCTGCTCGTCATGCTCCTGATCCCCTCCCGCCCGGGTTCGGGCGCGCTCGCCTTCGCGGCCTCCGCGGGCGGCCTCGTCGGGGTCGGCGTCGTCGTCGGGCTCGTCGAGTCGAGCATGGCGCGGCTCCGGCTCGTCCGCGTCCCACAACTCCTCGTCACGGCGACTCTCCTCGCGGGGTTCGCCGTCGTCCTGGTCCTGAGATAG
- a CDS encoding hydrogenase: protein MTSLELLLVASVLAGVSGLPGLLFPPGRAAGQRIATVLHVLGCVAGAGAAAWALAGGAVTIRLAWPLPGGSVAFSLDRLSAFFLVPVFVVAGLGSIYGEGYWAESRHPENGRKLRFFYGVVTASLALVMAAGDAWAFLAGWEVVSVAAFFLVTTDQNDARALRAGWIYLVSAHVGTLILFAMFTLLRDATGGWLLVPSEALGSSALLRPILLLALAGFGLKAGVIPLHIWLPDAHAAAPSHVSALLSGVVLKMGIYGLVRVLSMLPAYPTWLGLALVALGISSGVLGVVLALAQHDLKRLLAYHSIENIGIILIGLGVGALGMAQGRLDWAVLGFAGGLLHVWNHAAFKSLLFYSAGAVIRATGTREIDSMGGLLRRMRFTGAAFLVGAAAICGLPPLNGFVSEWLITLGSFRALTGDSAGAGMLGAAAGAPALALIGALAVACFVKAFAAVFLGSPRGPAAAIEAGDPNRSMLFSMGGLALACVVIGLWPAGAAGLGRDAAGALLLGHAGSRADADLGALGGIPLLLVVFLAAMGLAAAARARRAARTTTWDCGYASGGPRIQYTASSFAQMLVGMFRWAVLPDEHRPSVAGPFPAAGERFESHAPDPVLDRLLLPGLTRGRSFLGLARVIQAGRIQAYLLYIVVTLVVLLAWSASW from the coding sequence ATGACGAGTCTCGAGCTTCTCCTGGTCGCCTCCGTGCTGGCCGGAGTCAGCGGGCTCCCGGGCCTGCTTTTTCCTCCGGGACGGGCGGCGGGGCAGCGGATCGCGACCGTGCTGCACGTCCTCGGGTGCGTCGCCGGCGCGGGCGCCGCGGCGTGGGCGCTCGCCGGCGGCGCCGTGACGATTCGATTGGCCTGGCCGTTGCCCGGTGGGTCCGTGGCGTTCTCGCTCGACCGCCTCTCGGCGTTCTTCCTCGTGCCGGTTTTCGTCGTTGCCGGCCTCGGCTCGATCTACGGCGAGGGCTACTGGGCCGAGTCGCGCCATCCGGAGAACGGCCGCAAGCTCCGCTTCTTTTACGGGGTCGTTACGGCCAGTCTCGCGCTCGTGATGGCGGCCGGCGACGCGTGGGCCTTCCTCGCCGGCTGGGAGGTCGTCTCCGTCGCGGCCTTCTTTCTCGTCACGACCGACCAGAACGACGCCAGGGCGCTCCGCGCGGGGTGGATCTATCTCGTGTCGGCCCACGTGGGCACCCTGATTCTCTTCGCGATGTTCACGCTGCTGCGCGACGCGACGGGCGGATGGCTCCTCGTCCCCTCCGAGGCGCTCGGCTCCTCGGCGCTGCTCCGCCCCATCCTGCTGCTCGCGCTCGCCGGCTTCGGCCTCAAGGCGGGCGTGATCCCGCTTCACATCTGGCTGCCGGACGCGCACGCGGCGGCGCCGAGTCACGTGTCGGCGCTGCTCTCGGGCGTCGTCCTGAAGATGGGGATCTACGGCCTCGTCCGGGTCCTTTCGATGCTGCCCGCGTACCCGACGTGGCTCGGGCTCGCGCTCGTGGCCCTCGGCATCTCGTCCGGCGTTCTCGGCGTCGTCCTTGCGCTCGCGCAGCACGATCTCAAGCGCCTCCTCGCGTACCACTCGATCGAGAACATCGGCATCATCCTGATCGGGCTCGGTGTCGGCGCGCTCGGGATGGCGCAGGGCCGGCTCGACTGGGCCGTGCTGGGGTTCGCGGGCGGCCTCCTTCACGTCTGGAACCACGCGGCGTTCAAATCGCTTCTCTTCTATTCGGCCGGAGCGGTGATCCGCGCGACCGGCACGCGGGAGATCGATTCGATGGGCGGCCTCCTTCGGCGTATGCGTTTTACGGGAGCCGCGTTCCTCGTCGGCGCCGCGGCGATCTGCGGCCTTCCGCCCTTGAACGGGTTCGTCAGCGAGTGGCTGATCACGCTCGGGAGCTTCCGGGCGCTCACCGGCGACAGCGCAGGGGCCGGAATGCTCGGCGCGGCGGCGGGCGCCCCCGCGCTCGCGCTCATCGGCGCCCTCGCCGTGGCGTGCTTCGTGAAGGCATTCGCGGCCGTATTCCTGGGATCTCCACGGGGGCCGGCCGCGGCGATCGAGGCTGGCGACCCGAACCGATCGATGCTCTTTTCGATGGGAGGGCTCGCCCTCGCCTGCGTCGTCATCGGGCTCTGGCCCGCGGGCGCCGCGGGGCTCGGCCGCGACGCGGCGGGCGCGCTCCTCCTCGGCCATGCGGGATCGCGGGCGGATGCGGACCTTGGCGCGCTCGGCGGGATCCCGCTCCTTCTCGTCGTCTTCCTCGCGGCCATGGGCCTTGCCGCCGCGGCCCGGGCCCGGCGGGCGGCGCGGACGACGACGTGGGACTGCGGGTACGCTTCGGGCGGCCCGCGAATCCAATACACGGCTTCGTCGTTCGCGCAGATGCTGGTGGGAATGTTCCGCTGGGCCGTGCTGCCCGACGAGCATCGCCCGAGCGTGGCGGGACCGTTCCCGGCGGCAGGCGAGCGCTTCGAGAGCCATGCGCCTGATCCGGTGCTCGACCGCCTCCTGCTCCCGGGTCTGACGCGCGGGCGTTCGTTCCTCGGCCTCGCGCGCGTCATCCAGGCCGGCCGCATCCAGGCCTATCTGCTCTACATCGTCGTCACGCTCGTGGTTCTTCTCGCGTGGAGTGCGTCATGGTGA